In one Lycium barbarum isolate Lr01 chromosome 7, ASM1917538v2, whole genome shotgun sequence genomic region, the following are encoded:
- the LOC132601260 gene encoding uncharacterized protein LOC132601260, protein MMKSGPLDRRMQDNKLMITSRNLSVSGPLDGKVQERLMMYPNRSPMKSGPLDRRYKDSAVYPNRINKSGPLDGKGFSPRLNHYHQDIIPADDGVLYSQWSLMFQDMKPT, encoded by the coding sequence ATGATGAAGTCTGGACCACTAGACAGAAGAATGCAAGACAACAAATTGATGATCACCAGTAGGAATTTGAGTGTCTCAGGGCCTCTAGATGGGAAAGTTCAAGAAAGGTTGATGATGTACCCCAATAGGAGCCCAATGAAGTCTGGTCCATTGGATAGAAGATACAAAGACAGTGCTGTTTATCCAAACAGAATCAATAAATCTGGACCATTAGATGGAAAGGGCTTCAGCCCAAGGCTTAATCACTACCATCAAGACATTATACCAGCTGATGATGGGGTTCTCTACTCGCAATGGTCTTTAATGTTTCAAGATATGAAGCCCACTTGA